Proteins encoded by one window of Nasonia vitripennis strain AsymCx chromosome 5, Nvit_psr_1.1, whole genome shotgun sequence:
- the LOC100678064 gene encoding zinc finger protein 808, whose translation MFIVTKTIDSENISKVCRTCLREDNDKMVCLFIGPAESSLGAKLQSLSCLEVAQGDGLPEKMCDRCVTRAESALLFREQCRAADQALRQAAVRVSKERVRQNVLPCKAYQQTPSFVPFQYSQEALKPSDCRALANHQELYLHNRLHPPFYREEDNIPQHMHIVESHNNYLNLSRYSGGSISHESLRPDDFDPITRHNTIQNRASCALQCSLCHCTFTNRTQLENHCITHNSDNVDISSDEVNIEVEENSNHLERNHSYERCISQSVQQPTESIAYNKMKRDCESSFQDLTFSNSINGKYSDQVSVISTRVISQEPESMARSKPQEIPEKNRFKCETCSRLFSQKSKLLAHQATHDRKKPFKCMDCGKSYSSRSKLTAHSRLHTQTNVHRCKICQKIFSYPSYLADHMKSHDAKPVKRTASFECAQCKKQFQFAKSYKRHMKFHTGKDLFHCDICDKLFNQKYALKTHMRSHEFARFHKCDLCDKSFNQKSNLVEHMRIHTKVKPFKCKTCEKSFAQSSHLKSHEASHDSVRQFQCRMCGKRFKLASHLKRHVNLHTGLKMYKCDQCEQVFSQAFSLKRHSKKHSE comes from the exons ATGTTTATCGTCACGAAAACGATCGACAGTGAAAATATCAGCAAAGTTTGCAGAACTTGTTTGAGGGAAGACAACGACAAGATGGTTTGTTTATTCATTGGTCCAGCCGAATCATCTCTCGGTGCCAAATTGCAGTCTCTCTCTTGTTTGGAG GTTGCTCAAGGCGATGGTCTTCCAGAAAAGATGTGTGATCGATGCGTGACAAGAGCAGAATCCGCCCTGCTCTTTAGAGAGCAGTGCCGAGCTGCGGATCAAGCTCTGAGGCAAGCAGCTGTCAGAGTATCCAAGGAAAGAGTACGGCAAAATGTTCTTCCTTGCAAAGCGTATCAGCAAACTCCCAGTTTTGTGCCATTTCAGTATTCTCAAGAGGCGCTGAAGCCAAGCGATTGCAGAGCTCTGGCAAACCATCAGGAGCTGTATCTGCACAATCGACTGCATCCTCCGTTCTACAGAGAAGAAGATAACATACCTCAGCATATGCACATTGTTGAGTCGCACAATAACTATCTTAATTTGAGCAGGTACAGTGGTGGTTCCATAAGCCATGAAAGTCTAAGGCCAGATGACTTTGACCCAATCACTAGGCATAATACAATACAGAACAGAGCATCTTGTGCATTGCAGTGTTCTCTGTGTCACTGCACTTTCACCAATAGAACTCAGTTAGAGAATCACTGTATAACTCACAATTCGGATAACGTTGATATATCAAGCGATGAAGTTAATATTGAAGTCGAAGAGAACTCCAATCATCTTGAAAGGAATCACAGTTACGAGAGATGCATAAGCCAGTCCGTGCAACAACCCACTGAAAGTATTGCGTACAATAAAATGAAACGAGATTGCGAAAGTAGTTTTCAAGATCTGACATTCTCAAACTCCATTAATGGAAAGTATTCCGACCAGGTGAGTGTAATCAGTACGAGAGTTATTTCTCAAGAGCCAGAATCTATGGCGCGTTCGAAGCCTCAAGAAATTCCCGAGAAGAATAGATTCAAGTGCGAAACGTGCTCCAGATTATTCAGTCAAAAGTCCAAACTCTTAGCTCATCAAGCTACCCACGATAGAAAAAAGCCATTCAAATGTATGGACTGCGGCAAGTCTTATTCCTCGAGAAGTAAACTCACTGCCCACTCGAGACTGCACACGCAAACAAACGTTCACCGATGCAAGATCTGCCAAAAGATATTCTCCTATCCATCGTACTTGGCGGACCACATGAAATCCCACGACGCTAAACCGGTAAAAAGGACAGCCTCCTTCGAGTGCGCGCAGTGTAAGAAGCAATTTCAATTTGCCAAAAGCTACAAGCGACACATGAAATTTCACACGGGCAAGGACTTGTTCCACTGCGATATCTGTGACAAACTGTTCAACCAGAAGTACGCGTTGAAGACTCACATGAGGTCCCACGAGTTCGCCAGGTTTCACAAGTGCGACTTGTGCGATAAATCGTTTAATCAGAAGAGCAACCTCGTAGAACACATGAGAATTCACACGAAAGTCAAGCCGTTCAAGTGCAAAACTTGCGAAAAGAGTTTCGCGCAGTCTAGTCATTTGAAGAGTCACGAGGCGTCGCACGATTCGGTCCGGCAATTCCAGTGCCGCATGTGCGGAAAACGATTCAAACTGGCGAGTCATTTGAAACGCCACGTCAACCTGCACACGGGTTTGAAAATGTACAAGTGCGACCAATGCGAGCAGGTATTCTCCCAGGCATTCAGCTTGAAGCGCCATTCGAAAAAGCACTCGGAATGA
- the LOC100119896 gene encoding ornithine aminotransferase, mitochondrial-like: MPRAFSKSSESVSNAATVRITISGRCFNIIVYSRMHEYRAMKRVSRRLLSSIRESPAQGCRSLSTREIIERDEKHGGHHFKTLPVVLERGEGVYCWDKEGKRYIDMLAGFATMSQGHSHPRIVAAMRDQVGKLAHTSRAFYSEHQGALGEYLSKLTGYDRFLPMNTGVEAGDTALKISRRFGYRIKKIPSNQAVTIFAKGNYWGRSLAAVSASTDPNSYTDFGPFMPLFESVPYDDLHALEQKFKENPNICAFMVEPIQGEAGVNVPSNGYLKGVRELCTKYNVLWIADEVQTGLGRTGKRFAVDHEGVKPDLLVLGKALSGGMYPVSGVLGMDKIILALETGVHGSTFGGSPLGQRVALEAMKVLEEEKLADNAAKMGEIVRTELEKIPKDIALEFRGRGLLAGLKLNPDFANGWDICAKLIKQGLLTRPAHNYIIRISPPLCINEEQIRTALDIITKTLLTHKKN; the protein is encoded by the exons ATGCCGCGAGCCTTTTCGAAATCGTCGGAATCGGTATCTAACGCTGCCACGGTGCGGATCACGATCTCGGGACGCTGCTttaatattattgtatattCACGAATGCACGAGTATAGAGCGATGAAGCGAGTCAGCCGAAGACTACTGTCCAGCATTCGCGAGAGCCCGGCGCAGGGCTGCAGGTCGCTGTCCACCCGAGAGATCATCGAGCGAGATGAGAAACACGGCGGCCACCACTTCAAGACGCTGCCAGTCGTGCTGGAGCGCGGCGAGGGTGTCTACTGCTGGGACAAGGAGGGCAAGCGGTACATCGACATGTTGGCTGGCTTTGCCACGATGAGTCAAGGACACTCGCATCCCAGGATCGTAGCGGCCATGAGGGACCAGGTGGGCAAACTCGCCCACACCTCCAGGGCGTTCTACAGCGAGCACCAGGGCGCGCTCGGGGAGTACCTCAGCAAGCTCACCGGCTACGACAGGTTCCTGCCCATGAACACCG GCGTGGAAGCGGGCGACACAGCGCTGAAGATCTCCCGTCGCTTCGGCTACAGAATCAAGAAGATCCCGAGCAACCAAGCGGTGACGATATTCGCCAAGGGTAACTACTGGGGCCGATCTCTCGCAGCCGTGTCCGCCTCGACGGACCCCAACAGCTACACGGACTTCGGACCCTTCATGCCCCTCTTCGAGAGCGTCCCCTACGACGACCTGCACGCGCTCGAGCAGAAGTTCAAGGAGAATCCCAACATCTGCGCGTTCATGGTCGAGCCGATCCAGGGCGAGGCCGGGGTCAACGTTCCATCG AACGGTTATCTCAAAGGCGTGAGGGAACTGTGCACCAAGTATAACGTGCTCTGGATCGCCGACGAAGTCCAGACCGGACTCGGCCGTACGGGCAAGAGGTTCGCGGTCGACCACGAGGGCGTCAAGCCCGACCTCCTGGTGCTCGGCAAGGCTCTCTCCGGCGGCATGTATCCGGTCTCCGGTGTCCTCGGCATGGACAAG ATCATCCTGGCGCTGGAGACGGGCGTGCACGGTAGCACGTTCGGCGGCAGTCCTCTGGGCCAGAGGGTCGCCCTCGAAGCGATGAAGGTCCTCGAGGAGGAGAAGCTCGCGGATAACGCCGCGAAGATGGGCGAGATCGTGAGGACGGAGCTCGAGAAGATACCCAAGGATATCGCCCTGGAGTTCAGAGGCCGAGGACTGCTCGCGGGCCTGAAGCTCAACCCAG ATTTCGCGAACGGCTGGGACATCTGCGCGAAGCTGATCAAGCAGGGCCTGCTGACGAGACCGGCGCACAATTACATTATCAGGATATCGCCGCCGCTGTGCATCAACGAGGAACAAATACGAACGGCCTTGGATATCATCACGAAGACTCTGCTGACGCACAAGAAGAACTGA
- the LOC100119865 gene encoding ornithine aminotransferase, mitochondrial codes for MSLSRLSSARRLLSSSSSSSSSSRSASAVLHQTSRNVSSQEVFEREHKYSAHNYHPLEVALKRAEGVFMYDCEGKRYYDFLSAYSAVNQGHCHPRIYKAMMEQAKQLTLTSRAFYADALGEFAEYITGLFKYDKWLPMNTGVEGGETACKLARRWGYDRKGIERYRGKIIFAEGNFWGRSMSAVSSSTDPSSYAGFGPFMPGFEIIPYDDLEALRKAVADPNVCAFMVEPIQGEAGVVVPKEGYLRGVRDICTKNKVLWIADEVQTGLARTGRRLAVDHEDVKPDILILGKALSGGFYPVSGVLANDEVMLTIKPGEHGSTYGGNPLGCRIALEALRVLEEEKLAQNAEKLGQILRAELNKLPKEVVTLVRGKGLLNAIVINEKIDAMEVCRQMKDEGLLAKPTHGHIIRLAPPLVITEEQVHECVDIIKKVISRQKI; via the exons ATGTCTCTGTCACGACTCTCCTCCGCGCGACGTctgctcagcagcagcagcagcagcagcagcagcagcaggtcaGCATCGGCTGTTCTTCATCAGACGAGCCGCAACGTCTCCTCGCAGGAGGTGTTCGAGCGCGAGCACAAGTACAGCGCGCACAACTACCACCCGCTGGAGGTGGCCCTGAAGCGCGCCGAGGGTGTCTTCATGTACGACTGCGAGGGCAAGCGCTATTACGACTTCCTGAGCGCTTACAGCGCGGTCAACCAGGGCCACTGCCACCCGCGCATCTACAAGGCCATGATGGAGCAGGCCAAGCAGCTGACCTTGACCTCGCGAGCCTTCTACGCGGACGCGCTCGGCGAGTTCGCCGAGTACATCACGGGACTCTTCAA GTACGACAAGTGGCTGCCGATGAACACAGGAGTCGAGGGCGGCGAGACGGCTTGCAAGCTGGCCCGTCGCTGGGGCTACGACCGCAAGGGCATCGAGCGTTACCGGGGCAAGATCATCTTCGCCGAGGGCAACTTCTGGGGCCGCAGCATGAGCGCCGTCTCCTCGTCGACCGACCCCTCGAGCTACGCCGGCTTCGGGCCCTTCATGCCCGGCTTCGAGATCATCCCCTACGACGACCTCGAGGCTCTGAGGAAAGCCGTCGCCGACCCGAACGTCTGCGCCTTCATGGTCGAGCCCATCCAGGGCGAGGCCGGCGTCGTCGTGCCCAAG GAGGGCTACCTGCGCGGCGTGCGCGACATCTGCACGAAGAACAAGGTGCTGTGGATCGCGGACGAGGTGCAGACCGGTCTGGCGCGTACCGGTCGCCGTCTGGCCGTCGACCACGAGGACGTCAAGCCCGACATCCTGATCCTGGGCAAGGCTCTCTCCGGTGGCTTCTACCCCGTCTCCGGTGTCCTCGCCAACGACGAGGTCATGCTCACCATCAAGCCCGGCGAGCACGGATCGACCTACGGAGGTAATCCCCTCGGCTGCAGGATCGCGCTCGAGGCCCTCAGGGTGCTCGAGGAGGAGAAGCTCGCGCAGAACGCCGAGAAACTTG GTCAGATTCTGCGCGCCGAGCTGAACAAACTGCCGAAGGAGGTGGTGACCTTGGTGCGGGGTAAGGGTCTGCTCAACGCCATCGTCATCAACGAGAAGATCGACGCGATGGAAGTCTGCCGTCAGATGAAGGACGAGGGTCTGCTGGCCAAACCGACCCACGGACACATAATCCGCTTGGCCCCGCCGCTCGTCATCACCGAGGAGCAGGTCCACGAGTGCGTCGACATCATCAAGAAGGTCATCTCCCGACAGAAGATCTGA
- the LOC100119829 gene encoding methyltransferase-like protein 25, translating to MSAYEAHFCKVLKFLRVYENLIDCHLVDFLTEDLWEKCLPKDLKVYLEKRGPDVISEINQFDKANLCQDSELYEFLKDAESLNLDHCQDILTRHNFLNIINEAKTQSSKPLQSEFMKVKKWHEVEVFTKTVAWLNQSQSCIVIDAGAGKGYSSLHLSNHYNFPVLAIECSQINHKGAILHRDLVNKKSKQSTSLINYAVKQIDDTTDFVQLVKDHYPDFYPEKKLVMTALHACGSLTDSVIKSFVNVSDMKCLCIVPCCYHLASQSLLSVYEFSKNSRMLAQQSTERVKIKDEALSPSLFYRAVLQVIFRSLGIQDVKTGRGAPLDSFLIYAKWALKKIHATELPTDEKLYDVYNEKKALEWKFHVFQLLRIRLAPVVEAAIILDKLLFIQKSNVCTKLEVVQLFDPLLSPRNWAIIATK from the exons atgtctgcTTATGAAGCTCATTTTTGTAAAGTTTTGAAGTTTTTGAgagtttatgaaaatttaatagaTTGTCATCTGGTAGATTTTTTAACTGAAGATTTATGGGAAAAATGTTTACCAAAAGATTTAAAAGTATACTTGGAGAAAAGAGGCCCTGATGTCATTAGTGAGATTAATCAGTTTGATAAGGCTAATTTATGTCAAGATTCGGAACTTTATGAATTCTTAAAGGATGCCGAGTCTCTGAATTTAGATCACTGTCAAGACATTCTTACtagacataattttttaaatattattaatgaaGCAAAGACTCAGAGTTCAAAACCTCTACAATCTGAATTcatgaaagttaaaaaatgGCACGAAGTTGAGGTATTCACTAAAACTGTTGCATGGCTTAATCAAAGTCAATCGTGCATTGTCATCGATGCAGGGGCTGGCAAAGGATACTCTTCCTTGCATCTATCCAATCACTACAACTTTCCTGTATTGGCCATAGAATGTTCTCAAATCAATCATAAAGGTGCTATTCTGCATCGTGACCTTGTGAATAAGAAGAGTAAGCAGTCTACATCTTTG atcAACTATGCAGTAAAACAAATAGATGATACAACAGATTTCGTGCAGCTGGTGAAGGATCATTATCCAGACTTTTATCCGGAGAAAAAACTAGTTATGACTGCCTTACATGCATGTGGGTCACTGACTGATTCTGTGATAAAATCTTTTGTAAACGTCAGTGATATGAAATGCTTATGCATAGTTCCTTGTTGTTATCATTTGGCTTCGCAGTCACTCTTGAGTGTGTATGAATTTTCAAAGAACTCACGTATGTTAGCTCAGCAATCTACCGaaagagtaaaaataaaagacgAAGCACTGTCGCCGTCGCTGTTCTACAGAGCTGTTTTGCAAGTTATTTTTCGATCATTAG GTATCCAAGATGTTAAAACCGGACGGGGAGCGCCTTTGGATagttttttgatttatgccAAGTGGGCTCTGAAAAAAATCCACGCTACAGAG CTTCCAACGGATGAGAAACTCTACGACGTGTACAACGAGAAGAAAGCTTTGGAATGGAAGTTCCATGTATTCCAATTATTGCGAATCCGATTAGCGCCCGTAGTGGAAGCGGCGATCATTTTAGATAAACTGctctttattcaaaaatcaaaCGTTTGCACGAAACTAGAAGTGGTCCAATTGTTCGACCCGCTGCTGTCGCCTAGAAATTGGGCTATTATCGCCACGAAGTGA
- the LOC103316602 gene encoding protein LTO1 homolog, with protein MTDEKVETDVNEAFENLLLAEDLAEQAAYEEGFAVGKNQMLEGYHLGYHRASSLAAQLGYYFGVLMFIQQSSNVDRVLEQTKKLIADIQKFPADNDDAVDIFEKFDSIKLNFKKICSLAKIDATYPDANKLEF; from the coding sequence ATGACAGACGAAAAAGTAGAAACCGATGTTAATGAAGCATTTGAGAATTTATTACTTGCCGAAGATCTAGCTGAGCAGGCAGCTTACGAAGAGGGCTTTGCTGTGGGTAAAAATCAGATGCTGGAGGGCTACCACCTTGGATACCACAGAGCAAGTTCACTTGCAGCACAGCTAGGATATTATTTTGGTGTTTTGATGTTCATTCAGCAATCTTCGAATGTTGACAGAGTTCTAGAGCAAACCAAGAAGCTCATAGCAGACATACAGAAATTTCCTGCCGATAATGATGATGCAGttgatatttttgaaaaatttgacagCATAAAACTCAATTTCAAGAAGATCTGTTCACTGGCTAAAATAGATGCTACCTATCCAGACGCAAACAAACTAGAATTTTAA
- the LOC100678029 gene encoding uncharacterized protein LOC100678029 — MNFENDLEQNPNSYDDGHDSDLEARLYAEIHFSNNIIGEETNSTTNNQPADTPSSGFKKIDNDGPTEKVVNEPVQTQNSSANNGSNNSAVPPSIAIAQNESETNKNNKTSQKRSAVNDSDELNESNKKRKPSHNNESGSNKQVKEYVQPEDSNKIINPYNKNVSHTPAVGMQLLDKEFIDLLFGKRSNNKKKIKTTSKQAKQKKNVKQTNNKVQQQNKTQANTSRVVIENERTYTDVPMDKGIPQNSFLESSSVIDISSEDSTEDDSKYNTTIATDKKLGKKKAAVMESEDSLSDSEESIFEVPVPPKPAPPIIELKDSGSEVDSGSESDDDSSSSDSSISHKSMTQNKGDQSLNSTTATTDNEYNTDATINEPDNIVLNCTEIERGVSSLSEIKEMSQSSSKKQPSLNARDNTPDVEKQQSSSHSSDMCRSKEPQNQSNNSFRKEKVSSTSNKKQSESGRNSKTLSNEEYFFQPMNAAMKAFYNESWGGENFDMDKLKNKMSSDPKKWAILNDDIVASFVKRKRYFGMVCSRCHKDGHRQNQCTEIRKLPTCHMCGLTGHTEVSCPKKICLTCGQKQNMYRKTCENCRKISCSRCQSRGHLSHDCPDLWRRYHQTINKGNAEPPDNLRLIFKSRNELQCCNCARKGHVSAVCNKLRWSQHFPNPEHVTNYNGPAYFQDNEPSRNANDTIESSTNRSSICNSSFNIDNTVDSLINLDSRCEASSQNQSLATSPANTVREPGKPWSFEVKPKLIDESATLKTSTLMLDMRDKNALNDYGNWTYLVKFLNSLVAVTPAEFMMQQYGKQVKIRMKCIKKYQKHITQLIQQYASRNNNERSHMLMTCERRIFKVTNTLTEKLNELKDLNEDPIKLYEESKQLNWELMNKENRVLDSLDYSLKVSRLAHCQRKLLMTLYREGFLDDSLKKLRRIYKNLTTTKQYIKKPHKMMAFKNFFPYLHYFNNVFSPHEHSELNTAMRKFQEHSARCDRLKNNPLLFPQNHHGLSNESNQNVSSSNNIAALEMPSTSYIPPLLPNYTPAANRSQGRPKTTRETQRNSAEHLKYLKKHPRGLFLESVQNNKKGPKSKLTKKMNNFQEETKRLIDTAKELNLPHLHKHIDILQKKMQNEIYVYEKDVKLLQQHVNEELKRRGERRR; from the exons ATGAACTTTGAAAACGATTTGGAGCAG aatccAAATTCATATGATGATGGCCATGACAGTGATCTTGAAGCTAGGCTTTATgctgaaattcatttttctaaTAACATCATAGGAGAAGAAACTAATTCAACAACTAACAATCAACCAGCAGATACTCCGAGTTCTGGTTTCAAAAAAATAGACAATGATGGACCAACTGAAAAAGTAGTAAATGAACCTGTTCAAACACAAAATAGTAGTGCAAATAATGGATCAAACAACAGTGCAGTACCACCTTCCATTGCAATAGCACAAAATGAGAgtgaaacaaacaaaaataataaaacgtctCAGAAACGATCAGCTGTTAATGATAGTGACGAATTGAACgaatctaataaaaaaagaaaaccaaGCCACAATAATGAATCTGGATCTAACAAACAAGTAAAAGAGTATGTTCAACCAGAagattcaaataaaattattaatcctTACAATAAGAATGTCAGTCACACACCAGCAGTTGGCATGCAACTTTTAGATAAAGAATTTATAGATTTATTGTTTGGAAAAcgttcaaataataaaaagaaaataaaaaccaCCAGTAAGCaagcaaaacaaaagaaaaatgttaaacaaacaaataataaagttcagcaacaaaataaaacacaaGCTAATACATCCAGAGTAGTAATTGAGAATGAACGAACTTATACAGATGTACCAATGGACAAAGGAATCCCACAAAATAGTTTTCTTGAATCATCATCAGTCATTGACATCAGTTCAGAAGATTCTACAGAAGATGATTCTAAGTATAATACAACGATAGCGACTGATAAAAAACTTGGTAAAAAGAAGGCTGCAGTTATGGAATCGGAAGATTCTTTATCCGATAGTGAAGAATCTATTTTTGAAGTTCCAGTTCCACCAAAACCAGCACCACCTATTATTGAGTTGAAAGATTCTGGAAGTGAAGTTGATAGTGGAAGTGAAAGTGACGATGATAGCTCTTCTAGTGATTCTTCTATTTCACATAAAAGTATGACTCAAAACAAAGGTGATCAATCTTTGAATTCAACAACAGCTACTACTGATAATGAATATAATACTGATGCTACAATTAATGAACCAGATAATATTGTTCTGAATTGCACAGAAATTGAAAGAGGGGTTTCTAGTCTAagtgaaattaaagaaatGAGCCAATCATCTAGTAAAAAACAACCATCTCTGAATGCAAGAGACAATACACCAGATGTCGAAAAACAGCAAAGTAGTTCACATAGTAGTGATATGTGTAGATCTAAAGAACCACAAAATCAATCGAATAATTCTTTTCGCAAAGAAAAAGTATCTAGCACTTCAAATAAGAAACAGAGTGAATCTGGTCGTAATAGTAAGACACTTTCAAACGAAGAATATTTCTTTCAACCCATGAATGCTGCGATGAAAGCTTTTTATAACGAATCTTGGGGTggagaaaattttgatatggataaattgaaaaacaaaatgtCAT ctGATCCGAAAAAATGGGCAATTTTGAATGATGATATAGTTGCTAGCTTTGTTAAACGTAAACGGTATTTTGGAATGGTTTGCAGTCGCTGTCATAAAGATGGACATCGGCAAAATCAATGTACTGAAATAAGAAAACTGCCAACTTGTCACATGTGTGGACTAACAGGACACACTGAAGTTTCTTGtcctaaaaaaatatgtttgacG tGCGGTCAAAAGCAAAATATGTACAGGAAAACTTgtgaaaattgtcgaaaaatATCTTGTTCAAGATGTCAATCCCGTGGACACTTGTCACATGATTGTCCAGACTTATGGCGTCGTTATCATCAAACT ATTAATAAAGGAAATGCAGAACCTCCGGACAATTTgagattgatttttaaatcaaGGAATGAGTTGCAGTGTTGTAACTGTGCAAGAAAAGGTCATGTCTCAGCAGTATGTAATAAACTTCGATGGTCTCAACATTTTCCAAATCCTGAACATGTAACAAATTACAATGGTCCAGCTTACTTTCAAGATAACGAACCATCCAGAAATGCAAATGACACTATCGAAAGTTCAACTAACAGAAGTTCAATATGTAATAGTTCATTTAATATTGACAATACAGTAGATAGTTTGATAAATTTAGATTCTAGGTGTGAAGCATCTTCCCAAAATCAAAGCTTGGCAACTAGTCCTGCAAATACCGTGAGAGAACCGGGAAAACCATGGAGTTTTGAAGTAAAACCAAAACTAATTGATGAATCAGCAACTTTGAAAACAAGTACCTTGATGTTAGATATGCGTGACAAGAATGCTTTAAACGATTATGGAAACTGGACATATTtggtaaaatttttgaattcatTGGTAGCGGTCACACCGGCTGAATTCATGATGCAACAATATGGCAAACAGGTAAAAATACGAATGAAATGTATAAAGAAATACCAAAAGCATATAACGCAACTCATCCAACAATATGCATCTCGGAACAATAATGAAAGATCTCACATGTTAATGACTTGTGAGAGACGTATTTTTAAAGTTACAAATACTTTGACTGAGAAACTGAATGAATTGAAAGATTTGAACGAAGACCCAATTAAATTATATGAAGAATCAAAGCAACTAAACTGGGAGTTGATGAATAAAGAAAACCGCGTTTTAGACAGTCTTGACTATTCGTTGAAAGTCAGTAGATTAGCCCATTGTCAACGAAAATTATTAATGACTCTCTATCGAGAAGGATTCCTTGATGATTCACTTAAGAAACTAAGacgtatttataaaaatttaacaacTACTAAACAGTACATAAAAAAGCCTCATAAAATGATGGCattcaaaaacttttttccatatttacattattttaataatgtattttcacCACATGAACATTCAGAATTAAACACTGCGATGCGAAAGTTTCAAGAGCATTCAGCAAGATGCGACAGGCTTAAGAATAATCCTTTATTATTTCCTCAAAATCATCATGGACTCAGTAATGAATCAAATCAAAACGTGAGTTCTAGTAACAACATCGCTGCGTTAGAAATGCCGTCGACATCTTATATACCTCCATTACTGCCAAATTACACTCCAGCCGCAAACCGATCTCAAGGCCGCCCAAAAACCACACGTGAAACGCAACGAAACAGTGCCGAGCACTTAAAGTACCTCAAAAAACATCCTCGTGGTTTATTCTTGGAATCAGtacaaaataacaaaaaaggACCAAAATCtaaactgacaaagaaaatgaataattttcaAGAAGAAACTAAAAGATTGATAGATACTGCGAAAGAATTGAATTTACCACACTTGCATAAGCACATTGATATACTACAAAAGAAAAtgcaaaatgaaatatatgtTTACGAAAAGGACGTTAAACTATTGCAGCAACATGTCAATGAAGAATTGAAACGTCGTggagagagacggagataA
- the Snrpc gene encoding small nuclear ribonucleoprotein polypeptide C isoform X1, whose protein sequence is MPKYYCDYCDTYLTHDSPSVRKTHCQGRKHKDNVKYFYQKWMEEQAQHLIDATTAAFKAGKIASNPFAPNKGAAIPPPPSLGPRPGVPPPNQGPPGMMPPPGMHPGGPMGPGGPMMMGPHGPMPPMMGVRPPMMGPMGPMLGPMGPMGPMGPMRPPGPPPQVMTGPQSIKK, encoded by the exons ATGCCGAAGTATTATTGTGATTACTGTGACACGTATCTCACACATGACTCTCCAAGCGTAAGGAAAACGCATTGCCAAGGACGTAAACACAAGGACaatgttaaatatttttatcagaaATGGATGGAAGAACAAGCTCAGCACTTGATTGACGCAACGACGGCTGCATTCAAAGCCGGCAAAATAGCTTCGAATCCATTTGCTCCGAATAAGGGTGCTGCTATTCCGCCACCGCCAAGCCTAGGCCCACGTCCAGGTGTGCCGCCTCCAAACCAAGGACCACCAG gtATGATGCCACCTCCTGGAATGCATCCAGGTGGTCCTATGGGTCCCGGTGGGCCAATGATGATGGGACCACATGGACCGATGCCTCCAATGATGGGTGTGCGTCCACCAATGATGGGACCAATGGGACCTATGCTTGGACCAATGGGTCCTATGGGCCCAATGGGTCCTATGAGACCTCCAGGACCTCCACCGCAAGTTATGACAGGTCCACaatcgataaaaaaataa